In Ahaetulla prasina isolate Xishuangbanna chromosome 5, ASM2864084v1, whole genome shotgun sequence, the following are encoded in one genomic region:
- the VGLL3 gene encoding transcription cofactor vestigial-like protein 3 isoform X1: MSCSDVVRHQAQATCHPSQVKFPAASAACSTSPCPFSTPAFTSSQQNKIVVYSKMQETLEVTLSNKQEEEEKDQPTEMEYLNSRCVLFTYFQGDIGSVVDEHFSRALNQANNFNSEAVLSKTKTDLWRENTTIANQRRNFPASFWTSSYQTPPSPSLSGIHRDFPITIPSTFSVADPNGWPGHTLHQTAPPPSSNMPESWHYPLASQVNSSYGHMHDVYMHHHHPRVHMHHHHHPTSHLDPRYRPLPVPSVCAGKIPPLQCDARSDPTTVSCATSAWAGAFHGTVDIVPTFGFETAGIQHQDKTKEALWF; encoded by the exons ATGAGCTGCTCGGATGTGGTGAGGCATCAGGCGCAGGCGACGTGTCACCCGTCCCAGGTGAAATTCCCCGCAGCATCCGCCGCGTGTTCCACGAGTCCTTGTCCGTTCTCCACACCAGCTTTCACGTCGAGCCAACAG aATAAAATAGTTGTATATAGCAAGATGCAAGAAACTCTGGAAGTGACACTTTCTAataagcaagaggaagaggaaaaagatcaGCCTACTGAAATGGAATACCTTAATTCTCGCTGCGTCCTTTTCACCTACTTTCAGGGAGACATTGGCTCAGTGGTGGATGAACACTTCTCAAGAGCTTTAAATCAAGCTAACAACTTCAATTCAGAGGCTGTTCTTTCAAAAACCAAAACAGACTTATGGAGAG AGAACACAACAATTGCAAATCAAAGGAGGAACTTCCCAGCTTCATTTTGGACCAGTTCTTATCAAACTCCGCCTTCACCATCTTTAAGTGGAATTCATCGTGATTTTCCCATTACTATACCAAGCACTTTTTCAGTAGCAGATCCTAACGGCTGGCCAGGACATACGTTGCATCAGACTGCTCCACCTCCCTCATCTAACATGCCAGAATCTTGGCATTATCCTTTAGCATCTCAGGTGAACTCTTCATATGGACATATGCATGATGTGTACATGCATCACCATCATCCCCGTGTACACatgcatcatcaccatcatccaaCTTCACATCTTGACCCACGGTACAGACCTCTGCCAGTCCCCTCAGTTTGTGCAGGCAAGATTCCTCCACTACAGTGTGATGCAAGGTCAGATCCTACTACTGTCAGCTGTGCTACCTCAGCTTGGGCAGGAGCCTTTCATGGGACAGTTGATATTGTACCAACGTTTGGATTTGAAACAG cAGGCATCCAACATCAGGACAAAACTAAGGAGGCTTTATGGTTTTGA
- the VGLL3 gene encoding transcription cofactor vestigial-like protein 3 isoform X2, with amino-acid sequence MSCSDVVRHQAQATCHPSQVKFPAASAACSTSPCPFSTPAFTSSQQNKIVVYSKMQETLEVTLSNKQEEEEKDQPTEMEYLNSRCVLFTYFQGDIGSVVDEHFSRALNQANNFNSEAVLSKTKTDLWRENTTIANQRRNFPASFWTSSYQTPPSPSLSGIHRDFPITIPSTFSVADPNGWPGHTLHQTAPPPSSNMPESWHYPLASQVNSSYGHMHDVYMHHHHPRVHMHHHHHPTSHLDPRYRPLPVPSVCAGKIPPLQCDARSDPTTVSCATSAWAGAFHGTVDIVPTFGFETGIQHQDKTKEALWF; translated from the exons ATGAGCTGCTCGGATGTGGTGAGGCATCAGGCGCAGGCGACGTGTCACCCGTCCCAGGTGAAATTCCCCGCAGCATCCGCCGCGTGTTCCACGAGTCCTTGTCCGTTCTCCACACCAGCTTTCACGTCGAGCCAACAG aATAAAATAGTTGTATATAGCAAGATGCAAGAAACTCTGGAAGTGACACTTTCTAataagcaagaggaagaggaaaaagatcaGCCTACTGAAATGGAATACCTTAATTCTCGCTGCGTCCTTTTCACCTACTTTCAGGGAGACATTGGCTCAGTGGTGGATGAACACTTCTCAAGAGCTTTAAATCAAGCTAACAACTTCAATTCAGAGGCTGTTCTTTCAAAAACCAAAACAGACTTATGGAGAG AGAACACAACAATTGCAAATCAAAGGAGGAACTTCCCAGCTTCATTTTGGACCAGTTCTTATCAAACTCCGCCTTCACCATCTTTAAGTGGAATTCATCGTGATTTTCCCATTACTATACCAAGCACTTTTTCAGTAGCAGATCCTAACGGCTGGCCAGGACATACGTTGCATCAGACTGCTCCACCTCCCTCATCTAACATGCCAGAATCTTGGCATTATCCTTTAGCATCTCAGGTGAACTCTTCATATGGACATATGCATGATGTGTACATGCATCACCATCATCCCCGTGTACACatgcatcatcaccatcatccaaCTTCACATCTTGACCCACGGTACAGACCTCTGCCAGTCCCCTCAGTTTGTGCAGGCAAGATTCCTCCACTACAGTGTGATGCAAGGTCAGATCCTACTACTGTCAGCTGTGCTACCTCAGCTTGGGCAGGAGCCTTTCATGGGACAGTTGATATTGTACCAACGTTTGGATTTGAAACAG GCATCCAACATCAGGACAAAACTAAGGAGGCTTTATGGTTTTGA